A stretch of the Klebsiella sp. WP3-W18-ESBL-02 genome encodes the following:
- a CDS encoding OsmC family protein, translating into MSTTVKPSADAAAIHNTREAVRSQPGLGNLTFQMKARSSGGLTVRTETGATIQNGVIDTSRVGKFSNIGDEPAGLLGTDTGMSPTEYIMQALAGCYTATLTMMAAEKGIDLDGIELDLNFDINLNGFLGLDSNVRKGAKSIRVDVHLTSKTASREELEALVSEMQKNSPIHDTLANPVEMITRLA; encoded by the coding sequence ATGTCTACTACCGTTAAACCTTCTGCAGACGCAGCTGCGATCCACAATACCCGTGAAGCAGTTCGCAGCCAGCCTGGTCTGGGTAACCTGACTTTCCAGATGAAAGCCCGTTCCAGCGGCGGATTAACCGTTCGCACAGAGACCGGCGCCACAATCCAGAACGGCGTTATCGATACCAGCCGTGTGGGGAAATTTTCTAATATCGGTGATGAACCCGCAGGTTTACTCGGCACCGATACCGGCATGAGCCCGACTGAATACATCATGCAGGCGCTGGCTGGCTGTTATACCGCCACCCTTACCATGATGGCTGCTGAAAAAGGGATCGACCTGGACGGTATCGAGCTGGATCTTAATTTCGATATCAACCTCAACGGCTTCCTTGGGCTGGACAGCAACGTGCGTAAAGGTGCGAAATCTATTCGCGTCGATGTTCACCTTACGAGCAAGACCGCCAGTCGCGAGGAGTTAGAAGCGCTGGTCAGCGAAATGCAAAAGAATTCGCCAATCCACGATACTCTGGCTAATCCGGTTGAAATGATTACACGCCTGGCGTGA
- a CDS encoding TetR/AcrR family transcriptional regulator: MTTMTRERLLSEAEHLMREKGYSVFSYADLSKIVGITKASIHHHFPTKDILGEQVVIQAFSDTQRVFEQIEATEKSAERRIAAYIDIFAQSHKASLLPLCCALSAETANLPQAITVQTSLYFDMQIEWLTKVVRAGMESGEFSSHAEPSDIALMIINVCEGSSVVAHATARPEVFANSLKYIKLLLNTPHSGE; this comes from the coding sequence ATGACAACCATGACACGGGAACGGCTGCTCAGCGAAGCAGAACACCTGATGCGCGAAAAAGGGTATTCAGTATTCAGCTATGCTGATTTATCAAAAATAGTGGGTATCACCAAGGCCAGTATTCATCACCATTTCCCGACCAAAGATATTCTGGGTGAGCAGGTGGTAATACAGGCGTTCTCTGATACACAACGCGTATTTGAGCAGATAGAGGCGACTGAGAAAAGCGCGGAGAGAAGAATTGCGGCTTACATCGATATCTTCGCGCAAAGCCATAAAGCTTCGCTACTGCCACTGTGTTGTGCGTTGTCAGCAGAGACCGCCAATCTGCCTCAGGCAATTACTGTACAGACATCACTTTATTTCGATATGCAAATCGAGTGGCTCACAAAAGTCGTCAGGGCGGGCATGGAGTCAGGTGAGTTTTCATCCCATGCCGAACCATCAGATATTGCTTTGATGATCATTAATGTCTGTGAAGGCTCAAGCGTAGTGGCGCATGCAACGGCCAGACCCGAAGTCTTCGCCAACAGCCTTAAGTATATAAAACTGCTTCTTAATACCCCTCATTCAGGAGAATGA
- a CDS encoding carboxymuconolactone decarboxylase family protein has protein sequence MLDWNNYRSELMQRLGELGKLTPETMKGVVALGNAGNKTDLLGAKVRELIALACAVTTHCDGCIAFHADAAVKAGATDAEIAEALGVAINLNAGAAVIYSARTLDAVGQARG, from the coding sequence ATGCTGGACTGGAACAACTATCGCTCAGAGTTAATGCAACGTTTAGGCGAGTTGGGCAAACTGACCCCCGAGACCATGAAAGGCGTGGTTGCCCTGGGCAACGCAGGTAACAAAACTGACCTTTTGGGCGCAAAAGTGCGTGAACTCATTGCCCTGGCGTGCGCAGTCACAACCCACTGCGACGGCTGTATTGCTTTTCACGCCGACGCCGCTGTGAAAGCCGGTGCAACCGACGCTGAAATTGCTGAAGCGCTGGGCGTGGCGATTAACCTCAACGCTGGCGCGGCGGTCATTTATTCAGCCCGCACTCTGGATGCCGTCGGTCAGGCACGCGGTTAA
- a CDS encoding thioredoxin family protein gives MRTLTAYNEDNFRQIEQYNGISVVRFSAPWCPPCQASEEMFSQFADRLDRDIQVGKVNVDQAPVLTTKYEIWGLPSVLIFHEGQLVKRIPGVKPASVYAQAIADIKKGQ, from the coding sequence ATGCGTACATTAACAGCTTATAACGAAGATAATTTCCGCCAGATAGAGCAGTACAACGGAATATCGGTGGTACGTTTCTCTGCACCCTGGTGTCCGCCCTGTCAGGCCAGCGAAGAAATGTTCAGTCAGTTTGCAGACCGGCTCGATAGAGATATTCAGGTGGGGAAAGTCAATGTAGATCAGGCGCCGGTGCTGACAACCAAATACGAGATCTGGGGGCTGCCGTCTGTGCTGATATTTCATGAAGGGCAATTAGTTAAACGCATACCGGGTGTGAAACCTGCATCGGTATATGCTCAGGCTATTGCGGACATAAAAAAAGGGCAGTAA
- a CDS encoding alkene reductase encodes MSKLFTPYNLSGLALKNRVVMAPMTRTRTMNDVPDEVVALYYAQRASAGLLITEGMPVSEEGRGYLYTPGIYNDEHVQGWRKVTQAVHAKGGRIFAQLWHVGRMSHVSLQPGHIAPVSAGTVQAVNTTVFALTESGEPGPVVPSQPRALETHEVKRITADFVHSARLAMEAGFDGVEIMAANGFIFDQFLSSELNTRTDEYGGSVENRQRFLLETIDAVAEAVGNSHVAVRLSPFGRIYDLAPYEGEEQTWSAITDALGQRELAYVHLYYQPVYIKAPLPEGFRRRFRNTFKGTIIAAGGFTRDIAEQALEDDELDLVAFGVPYIANPDLVERMQNGWPLAESDRATYYGVSGSPEKGYTDYPVWQAQ; translated from the coding sequence ATGAGTAAGCTTTTCACCCCCTACAATCTGTCTGGCCTGGCGTTAAAAAACCGTGTAGTCATGGCACCGATGACCCGCACCCGCACCATGAATGACGTGCCGGATGAGGTCGTGGCTTTGTACTATGCACAGCGTGCTTCTGCTGGCCTGCTCATCACCGAAGGGATGCCGGTTTCAGAAGAAGGCCGGGGTTACCTTTATACCCCTGGTATCTACAACGACGAACACGTCCAGGGCTGGCGTAAGGTGACACAAGCGGTTCACGCCAAAGGTGGCCGTATTTTCGCGCAGCTCTGGCACGTCGGCCGTATGTCTCACGTCTCTCTTCAGCCAGGCCACATAGCGCCGGTTTCAGCGGGCACCGTTCAGGCGGTCAATACCACCGTTTTTGCGCTGACCGAATCCGGAGAACCGGGCCCGGTTGTACCAAGCCAGCCACGCGCGCTGGAAACGCATGAAGTTAAACGCATCACTGCAGACTTCGTGCACTCCGCACGCCTGGCGATGGAAGCCGGCTTTGACGGCGTGGAAATCATGGCGGCAAACGGATTCATCTTTGACCAGTTCCTCAGTAGCGAACTGAACACCCGCACCGACGAATACGGCGGCTCGGTGGAAAATCGTCAGCGTTTCCTGCTGGAGACCATTGACGCCGTGGCGGAAGCCGTGGGTAACAGCCACGTTGCCGTGCGCCTGTCACCGTTCGGCCGCATTTATGACCTCGCGCCGTATGAAGGTGAAGAGCAAACCTGGTCAGCCATCACCGACGCGCTCGGTCAGCGGGAACTGGCCTACGTACACCTTTACTATCAGCCGGTGTACATCAAAGCGCCACTTCCGGAAGGCTTCCGCCGCCGTTTTCGCAACACGTTTAAAGGCACCATCATCGCTGCCGGCGGTTTTACCCGTGATATCGCAGAGCAGGCTCTGGAAGATGATGAGCTGGATCTGGTGGCATTTGGTGTGCCCTACATCGCTAACCCGGATCTGGTTGAAAGAATGCAAAACGGCTGGCCACTGGCAGAAAGTGACCGCGCCACCTACTACGGCGTCAGTGGTTCCCCGGAAAAAGGCTATACCGATTACCCGGTCTGGCAGGCGCAATAA